TATTGATGCTTTAGCTTCATTTTTAGGGGATGGAACTATTGGAATTGTAGTAACTGATCAACAATATCAGAAAGGATACTATACTCAAAGAGAAGCTGTAATCATTGCAACTTCTTTTTCAATTGTAGGAATCTCTTTTGCTGCTGTTGTTGCAGATTTATTAAAATTTTCATCTATATTTTGGATTTTTTATGGGACGATTGCCCTTTCAACTGTAATTGCAGGTCTTATAATCGCAAGATTGCCTTTAAAGAAATTTAAAAATGATTATTTTAGTAAACCTATTTTGGAAGGAAATGAAAATAGATCTATTAAAAAAGCTCTTAAAATTGCAGCTTCAACTGCTGAAAAAGCTTCAGAAGTTCAAATGATTAAGGATTCTTTAATCAAAGTTTTAATTATATATGTTACTTTTATTCCTGTTATTATGGGTGTTGGAACTATTGGTTTAGTTTTAGCTGAATATACTAGTTTTTTTAATATAATATCTCTACCTTTACTTCCTATGCTTCATATGCTTGGTTTCTCTAAAGAAGTAGCCCAACAAATGGCCCCAGCAATGATTGTAGGGTTTTCTGATATGTATTTACCAACTCTATTTATTGAAAGCTGTACAAGCGAACTAGGACGTTTTATTATTGGAACTTTATCATTTGCTCAATTAATATTTTTAAGCGAAACCGGTATGATTTTAGTTAATTCTAAAATTGGTTTTGGTTTTATAGATGCTATAAAATTCTTTTTATTAAGAACGATTATTTCTTTCCCAGTTATTTATATAGTTGGAATAACTCTGTTAAAAATGGGTATTTTACATAATTAATTCTTGACTTTTATAGTAAATTTTACTATTATTAATTTATACAATAAGAGTATAAATTAGGAGGAAAATTATGAAAATCATGTTATTTACTACACCAACTTGTCAATACTGTGGTCCTGCAAAAGAACTTGTAAAAAATATTGAAAATATAGAGATACTTAATGCTATGGAAAATTTAGATCTCGCTGAATTGTATGGAATAAGATCTGTTCCTGCGTTAGTTTTAGAAAAGTGTAGTGGAAATGAAGTACTTGTTGGTTTAGAACAAATTACCAATTTTGTAGAAAATGAAGAAAATTTTTCTGGAAATTGTGGATGTAATTGCGGTCATTAATGAAAAAAACTCTTGTACATCAAGAGTTTTTTTATATATACCTATTATCTATTTCTTTATTTTTTATAATATAGTAATAAATCTGTGAAAATGTTGAAACGATTAATATCCCAATTGTTATAGCCCCCGATATAACAAAAGTTTCTATTCCCTTTTCAATAGCTCCATTTATATTATCTTGAACTAAATTATACATTGTAAAATATATTCCACCTCCAGGAACTAAAGGTATCATACTTGGAAATAATAAAGATATTGTTGGAATTTTTAATTTTTTTGCTAATAATTCAGAATATATTGTTATTCCTGATGAAGCTGCAGTATAAGATACTAAATTAGTAAATCCATTATAATCTAATAAACTATAAATTAACCAACCTAATCCACCACAAATACTAGCATATATTATTTTATTTCCTTTTACATTAAAAACAATTCCAAAACCATAAGTTGCAAATATTGATGATATAACTTGTACCATTATAATATCCATTATAATCCTCCCATTGTTTTTATAATCGATAATACAATCCCAGATCCTATAGCTAAAGCTGTTCCAACCATAAAAGCCTCTACTCCTCTTGCAATACCAGAAACTAAATCTCCAGCTATTAAATCTCTTATAGAATTTGTAAAAGCTATACCTGGAACTAATAACATTAATGTGGAAATGATCGATATAGACATATTATTTATTAAACCTATTCTTAAAAAGAAATATGCATTTAGAGAACAAATAATTCCACCTACTAAATTTATAAAAAAATTATTAATTTGAAGTTTATTTCCATAAAAACATAATAAAGAAATTAATGCCCCTCCTATAAAAGAACCTATACAATCTCTTATATTTCCTTTAAAAAAAAATGCAAAAGCCCCTGCCGCTAAACAGTTTCCTATAAAAATATAAATAAAAGAATAGGCTTTTTCTTTATCAACCTCTTTTATTTTTATAAAAAACTCTTCAAAAGAATACTCTTGAATATTTCTAACTAAATTATTAATTTTAGAAATTTTCTCAATATTAATAGCTCTTACTTTTATTTTTTCTACACAAGTATAAAATTTTTTTTCTTTTCCTTTAACAGATGTTATTATACTTGTTAATACTGCAAAAGAATTTGTTTTCAAACCATAATATCTACATACTTTATCAACCAAATCCTCTGCCCTATATGTTTCTCCTCCACACTCTAAAATAATTTTTCCTATGTAGCCTGCTAATTCTAAAACTAAATTTTCATTTATTTTAATCCTTCCCATTTCCAACTCCTTTATTTTTTATACTATTCTGTTTCATAAGAATTTTTCTTTTTACTTTGTAAATGAAAAGGACTTCGTTAATTAAACAAGTAAAATTCTATATATAAACTATAATTTATTAATAAAGGAGTTTCTTATGGATAATTCAAAATCTTCGAAATTAGATTTTTGGAGTATTTTTTTTCTCGGCGTAAATTCCATAATTGGTTCGGGAATATTTTTATTGCCTAATAAGGTTTATAAGGATGTAGGAATGACCAGTATTATTGTAATTCTTATTAATGCTTTTTTAGCTTTATCACTAGCTTTGTGTTTTGCTGAATGTGCTAGTCGTTTTAAGGAAAATGGTTCAGCCTTTTTATATTCTAAAGCTGCTTTTGGAAACTTTATGGGTTTTGAAGTTGGTATTTTTACTTGGTTTATTGGAATTGTAAGTTGGGCTGCTGAGACTCAAGGCTTTTTAACTATTTTAAATAGTTTATTTCCGACCTTAAACGATCCAATATATAATAAAGTCTTAGTTATTATTATTTGCTCTTTATTAGGTCTTCTTAACTATTCAGGAGTAGATTTCTCTAAAATACTTAATAATATTATCACTGTAACTAAACTTATTCCTTTAATTTTATTCATAAGTATTGGTGTATTTTATATTCATTTACATGATTTTACACCTTTTATAACCCAAATATCTTCCAATATATTTTCTTCTAATTTTGGGAGTGCTACATTACTTATTTTTTACGCTTTTACCGGTTTTGATTTATTGGCTGTTGCTGCTGGGGATATGAAAAATCCTCAAAAAAATTTACCAAAAGCTATTATTTCAGTTATATGTTTTTGTTCTTTTTTTTATTTAATTATTATGCTAATTTGCATTGGAATTCTTGGAAACAATTTAGGAAATACAGCTGTGCCTATTGCAAGTGCTACTGCTAAATTTTTAGGTAATTTTGGTTTTCTTTTTGTCACTATTGCAACTTTAATTTCTATCGGTGGAATAACTGTAGCTTTATCTTTTATTGCGCCTAGGTCAGTAGTAGCTATGTCTGAAAATAATTATTTTCCAAAGAAATTTGCTAAGGTCGGAAAACATAATACTCCTGGACTTGCTATTTTTTTATCAACTTTAATCGTTATAATTTTAGGAACTTACGGCGATTTTATTTTTTTAGCGGGATTAACTGTAATAGCTAGACTTGTAGAATATATTCCCACAGCTTTTGCTGTAATAGTTCTACGTAAAAAGCTAACTACAGAGCCTTTATATAAAATTCCCTTTGGAATAACTATTCCTATTTTTGCTATTTTAGTTTCTCTATGGCTTTTATCTCAAGCAACTTTAGAAAAAATATTATTTGGTTTAGGAGGATTAATTCTTGGAGGTATTCTATATTTTTATTTTATAAAAATAAAAGGAAAAAATTAATTTATCTAGTATCAGTAGTAGCAAAGAAAATTTAAAGGAGTGTTTAATATGAAAATAAAATTAGGTATTTTTATCCTAATTACTTGTTTTAGTTCTCTATGTTTTGCTGATGAATATGAGAACTATGTAAAGTCTAATGTTGAAAAAGTTTATGAAAAAATTATGAAATTGGAGAAAAAAACAGATAAAATTCCTCAAGAATATATTAATAAAAAAGCAGATGAAGAATATAAAAAAGAAATTGAAAATGAACTTTCTAAAACTGAAGTAATTCTTAATAAAAAATTAGAATCTATTAAAGATCCAGAAAAAAAGAAAGCTTTCGAACAAGAAATTAATAAAGAATTAAAAAAATTAGAAAATCACCTTAATTCTATTAATTTTGATAACAGCGATAAAGAAGTTCAACAAAATACAGAAACAAATATAAATCAAAATTTAAATCAATCTTCTGATTTAAATTCTCAAAATGAACCTAATGATTAACTAGAAAGTCTTTTCTTTCTAGTTTTTTTATTTTTAATATATATCTTCAATGATTATAATCTATTTTTATGCTTTTTTTATACATTAATTCCTCTTTTTTAGTATCATTAACATTAAAAATGTGTTAAAATATTACTAAACTCAAACATACCATTTAATAAATAAATATTTAAAAATCTTTTTTTACCAGAAAAGATTTTTAATTAGGAGGATTAACTATGAATAACGAAATTTTATCAAGTATTTTAACTATTCTTAATGAAGAAATAGTTCCAGCTGAAGGTTGTACTGAACCAATTGCATTAGCTTATGCAGGAGCTAAAGTAAGAGAAATTTTAGGGACAATACCAGAAAAAATAAATATTTATTTATCTGGAAATATTATTAAGAATGTTAAAAGTGTTATAGTTCCCAATAGTGATGGAATGGCCGGAATCGAAGTTGCTGTTGCTTTAGGAGCTGTCGCTGGAGATAGTTCTAAAGAGCTTCTTGTTATTAGCGATGTAAAAAAAGAAGAATTAACCGCGGTTAAATCTTTTTTAAATTCAGATGTAATTAATGTATTTAAAGCTGATAATTCTTTAAAACTTTATATAAAAATTGAAGCTTTTGCAGAGGGAAATTCTGCAATGATTGAAATTAAACATTTACATACAAATATTACTAGAATTGAAAAAAATAATGAAATTATTTTAGATCAACCTTGTAATGATGGAGATTTTAATTCAGCTTTAACTGATCGAAAAGTTCTTACTGTTGAGAGAATTTATAACTTAGCTAAAACTATAGATATTAATTTGATTGCACCTATATTTAAAAAAGTAATAGAATTTAACTCTAATATTGCTACAGAAGGGCTAAATGAAGTTTATGGTGTAAATATGGGTAAAACTATTATGACTGCTATTGAAAAAGGAATCTATGGAAACGATTTAAAAAATAAATGTGCTGCCTTTGCAAGTGCAGGAAGCGACGCTAGAATGAGTGGATGTGCTCTTCCTGTAATGACTACAAGTGGAAGTGGAAATCAAGGTATGACCGCATCTTTACCCATTATTAAATATTGTTTAGAAAAAAATATTTCTGAAGAATCTTTAATTAGAGCTTTATTTGTTTCTCATTTAACTACTATTCACATTAAAACAAATGTTGGGAGATTATCTGCTTATTGTGGTGCTATTTGTGCTGCTGGTGGAGTAGCTGCTGCATTAACATTCTTAAATGATGGAACTTATGAAGATGTTTCAAACGCAATCGGAAATACTCTTGGAAATCTATCTGGTGTTATTTGTGATGGTGCTAAAGCTTCTTGTGCCATGAAAATAGCTTCTGGTATTTATGCTGCCTTTGATGGTTGCTTATTATCTTTAACTGGTAATGTTCTTGGAGCCGGAGATGGTATTATAGGTCAAAATATTGAAGATACTATTAAAAATGTAGGAACACTAGCATCAAAAGGTATGAAGCAAACAGATGATGTTATATTAGATATAATGATTTCTAAGAAATAAAAAAGAAGGATTTCTCCTTCATAAATAAATCATATAGGGAACTTTTTTTTGTGGATGTTCTATAATTTCAACTTCCACATTAAAAATTTCCCTTATATTTTTTTTTGTAAATATTTCCATAGGTTTTCCTTCTTTTACTATTTTTCCATTTTTTAATGCTATTATATAGTCACAATATGCACTAGCTATATTCATATCATGAATAACAGCTAAAACTGTTTTTTCTTGTTTTTTTATTATATTCATTATTTGTAATTGATATTTTATATCTAAATGATTTGTTGGTTCATCTAAAATTAAAAGATCTGTTTTCTGAGCTAATGCTCTTGCTATCAAAACTCTTTGTATTTCTCCTCCTGAAAGATTAAAAAAATTTCTATCTTTATATTTAAGTAATCCTACAGCTTCTAAGGCTTCTTCTATTATTTTTTTATTTTCTAATATATTTTCTTTAAAAAAACTATTATGAGCATATCTTCCCATTTCAACTATTTCTTTAACTGTAAAATCAAAAGATATTCTTTGACTTTGAGCTAATACAGCAATTTTTTGAGCTAATTTTTTTTTAGAAAATTGATTTAAATCCATTCCGGCAATTACTATATCTCCTTTTGTTTTTTTTAAAACTCCATATATATTTTTTAATAAAGTACTTTTCCCACAACCATTTTCACCTATTATTCCAATAAATTTATTTTTTTCTATATTAAAAGATATATTTTTTAAAATTTCTTGTCCTTCACACTGGTAAAATAATTCTTTTACTTTAAGCATTTTATTCTCCTCCAAACTTATAGCTATTTTTTCTTATAAGCCATAAGAAAAATGGGGCGCCTAATATAGCCGTAATAACTCCTATTGGTATTTCTTGTCCCTTAACCAAAGTTCTAGCTAAACAATCTGTTAATAATAAAAATAATCCTCCTAATAACATTGAAAATATTATTAATTTTTTATGATCCGATCCTACTATTCCTCTGCTTATGTGAGGTATTACTAATCCTACGAATCCTATTATACCTGTATTTGAAACAATAAATGCAGTCAATAATGTAGAAACTAATACTATTACTCCTCGAAGTTTTCTTATATTAACTCCTAAAGTTATAGCCATTTCATCTCCCATAAGCATTATATTCAATTCTTTATTAAAAGGTAATATGATAATATAAGAGAATATTAAAGCAGCTATGGATATTTTGACTATATTCCAATCGCTTCCAGATAAACTTCCAACCATCCAAAAAATTGCGCTTTTTATTTCATTTTCTCTTGGAGCACTCATTACTAAAAATGTGGTTATTCCAGAAAAGAGAGAAGATACTGCAACTCCTGTTAAAACTAACTTTGAAGTTGAGAAATTCTTTATACTTGCATTAAAAAAAACTATAATAGACGTAATAATCGCAAATATAAAAGCTCCAAAAGGAATTGTTAATATTCCTCCCCCTCCTAAGAGCATAACCAAAATAGCTCCTGTACTTGCACCAGAAGATATTCCTAATATATAAGGATCTGCTAATGAATTTTTAGTCAATGCTTGCA
This DNA window, taken from Cetobacterium ceti, encodes the following:
- a CDS encoding YjiH family protein, translated to MAIFKFSFYSLLGLIAFLAPISIGGESTILMGHIKNFVIGGYVQWVKAIIVAFSVVTIVGNFIGIVKKEFNDSLLNELFISNKFINLLRISGSIMFLMVAFNIGPTHILNENTGGLMALDLLPSLMVTFFVGVMMMPLLTSFGLVEFVGTLIAPFMKKFFKVPGFAAIDALASFLGDGTIGIVVTDQQYQKGYYTQREAVIIATSFSIVGISFAAVVADLLKFSSIFWIFYGTIALSTVIAGLIIARLPLKKFKNDYFSKPILEGNENRSIKKALKIAASTAEKASEVQMIKDSLIKVLIIYVTFIPVIMGVGTIGLVLAEYTSFFNIISLPLLPMLHMLGFSKEVAQQMAPAMIVGFSDMYLPTLFIESCTSELGRFIIGTLSFAQLIFLSETGMILVNSKIGFGFIDAIKFFLLRTIISFPVIYIVGITLLKMGILHN
- a CDS encoding thioredoxin domain-containing protein, with translation MKIMLFTTPTCQYCGPAKELVKNIENIEILNAMENLDLAELYGIRSVPALVLEKCSGNEVLVGLEQITNFVENEENFSGNCGCNCGH
- a CDS encoding threonine/serine exporter family protein yields the protein MDIIMVQVISSIFATYGFGIVFNVKGNKIIYASICGGLGWLIYSLLDYNGFTNLVSYTAASSGITIYSELLAKKLKIPTISLLFPSMIPLVPGGGIYFTMYNLVQDNINGAIEKGIETFVISGAITIGILIVSTFSQIYYYIIKNKEIDNRYI
- a CDS encoding threonine/serine exporter family protein, which translates into the protein MGRIKINENLVLELAGYIGKIILECGGETYRAEDLVDKVCRYYGLKTNSFAVLTSIITSVKGKEKKFYTCVEKIKVRAINIEKISKINNLVRNIQEYSFEEFFIKIKEVDKEKAYSFIYIFIGNCLAAGAFAFFFKGNIRDCIGSFIGGALISLLCFYGNKLQINNFFINLVGGIICSLNAYFFLRIGLINNMSISIISTLMLLVPGIAFTNSIRDLIAGDLVSGIARGVEAFMVGTALAIGSGIVLSIIKTMGGL
- a CDS encoding APC family permease, with product MDNSKSSKLDFWSIFFLGVNSIIGSGIFLLPNKVYKDVGMTSIIVILINAFLALSLALCFAECASRFKENGSAFLYSKAAFGNFMGFEVGIFTWFIGIVSWAAETQGFLTILNSLFPTLNDPIYNKVLVIIICSLLGLLNYSGVDFSKILNNIITVTKLIPLILFISIGVFYIHLHDFTPFITQISSNIFSSNFGSATLLIFYAFTGFDLLAVAAGDMKNPQKNLPKAIISVICFCSFFYLIIMLICIGILGNNLGNTAVPIASATAKFLGNFGFLFVTIATLISIGGITVALSFIAPRSVVAMSENNYFPKKFAKVGKHNTPGLAIFLSTLIVIILGTYGDFIFLAGLTVIARLVEYIPTAFAVIVLRKKLTTEPLYKIPFGITIPIFAILVSLWLLSQATLEKILFGLGGLILGGILYFYFIKIKGKN
- a CDS encoding L-cysteine desulfidase family protein, whose amino-acid sequence is MNNEILSSILTILNEEIVPAEGCTEPIALAYAGAKVREILGTIPEKINIYLSGNIIKNVKSVIVPNSDGMAGIEVAVALGAVAGDSSKELLVISDVKKEELTAVKSFLNSDVINVFKADNSLKLYIKIEAFAEGNSAMIEIKHLHTNITRIEKNNEIILDQPCNDGDFNSALTDRKVLTVERIYNLAKTIDINLIAPIFKKVIEFNSNIATEGLNEVYGVNMGKTIMTAIEKGIYGNDLKNKCAAFASAGSDARMSGCALPVMTTSGSGNQGMTASLPIIKYCLEKNISEESLIRALFVSHLTTIHIKTNVGRLSAYCGAICAAGGVAAALTFLNDGTYEDVSNAIGNTLGNLSGVICDGAKASCAMKIASGIYAAFDGCLLSLTGNVLGAGDGIIGQNIEDTIKNVGTLASKGMKQTDDVILDIMISKK
- a CDS encoding ABC transporter ATP-binding protein, with translation MLKVKELFYQCEGQEILKNISFNIEKNKFIGIIGENGCGKSTLLKNIYGVLKKTKGDIVIAGMDLNQFSKKKLAQKIAVLAQSQRISFDFTVKEIVEMGRYAHNSFFKENILENKKIIEEALEAVGLLKYKDRNFFNLSGGEIQRVLIARALAQKTDLLILDEPTNHLDIKYQLQIMNIIKKQEKTVLAVIHDMNIASAYCDYIIALKNGKIVKEGKPMEIFTKKNIREIFNVEVEIIEHPQKKVPYMIYL
- a CDS encoding FecCD family ABC transporter permease, producing MKKYNFKLLICILLFLIFVGITMAILLGSVNLSSREVWKIVINKIFNKNIFVPTWKKTVEIIVWKLRMPRIIMSIVVGAALSLVGILMQALTKNSLADPYILGISSGASTGAILVMLLGGGGILTIPFGAFIFAIITSIIVFFNASIKNFSTSKLVLTGVAVSSLFSGITTFLVMSAPRENEIKSAIFWMVGSLSGSDWNIVKISIAALIFSYIIILPFNKELNIMLMGDEMAITLGVNIRKLRGVIVLVSTLLTAFIVSNTGIIGFVGLVIPHISRGIVGSDHKKLIIFSMLLGGLFLLLTDCLARTLVKGQEIPIGVITAILGAPFFLWLIRKNSYKFGGE